A region from the Labeo rohita strain BAU-BD-2019 unplaced genomic scaffold, IGBB_LRoh.1.0 scaffold_305, whole genome shotgun sequence genome encodes:
- the LOC127160256 gene encoding NACHT, LRR and PYD domains-containing protein 3 isoform X4, whose protein sequence is MLQTTTSYPPVIVVLVRSGSHVSSSVSVKSDWSKEKPPNMSEKKTSSTKRIQYETLDSDVQIHRTYKNFKDNLLWIFLDLESKIITFLKNELEKFKKILQEEDLQYFVKDFNENRCSIKEAALDLTLYFLREMKQDEAADTLEDELFFIHQLKCSLKKKYQCVFEGIAKQGDSTLLNNIYTDLYITQGCSEQVNTEHEVRQIEVASRRHESQEIQVECKNLFETPEQDKQIRTVLTKGVAGIGKSVSVQKFVLDWAEGKENQDIRFIFPLPFREMNLKGQENLSLMDLITQFFPETKGLNLTRRNQKVLFILDGLDEFRLPLNFNGNDVWSDVSSPASLDVLLTNLIKGNLLPSALIWITTRPAAASKIPPDCIDRLTEIRGFNDAQKEEYFRKRIKDENLAKEIIDHVKQSKSLFIMCHIPVFCWISATVLQNILEEKINNVKNNKADDKSKTLQESNTKDTPKTLTQMYTHFLRFQVLQSLKKYDGKYRPDVSWDKDAIFSLGKLAFNELERNNVIFYKSDLEACGIDVYKASVCSGMCTQIFKEETGIVLGTMYCFVHLSIQEFIAALYAHLFLDINKKCVFDQDSTEQENKSETMIDLLKTAVDKALESDNGHLDLFLRFLLGLSLQSNRRLLRGLLTQEDNNDQSKKEIVQYIKQKFEANLSPERSINLFYCLNELNDQTLVKDIQTHLSKGSLSSADLSPAQWSALAFVLLTSEEELEEFELQKFKKSDECLIRLLAVIKTSKRALLNDCGLTDKSCSALATVLGSDTSLKELNMSNNNLQDSGVKLLCTGLENMKCHLEILRLSDCSITEEGYKALASALRSNPSHLIELDLTGNDPGQSGVKELSDLLQDPNCQLKTLSLCRCSITEKQCLILTSALKSNPSHLRELNLSWNKLGDSGVKNLSDLLMNTQFKLEKLDLCRCRITEKQCLILTSALKSNPSHLRELNLSRNKLGDSGVKNLRVLLMNTQFKLEKLDLCRCSITEKQCLILTSALKSNPSHLRELNLSWNQIKNTGVNHLCDVLKDSHCKLERLRLSDCSITEEGYKALASALRSNPSHLIELDLTGNDPGQSGVKELNDLLQDPNCQLKTLRFLGPAADEACQYVTGIVGKNPLLLRELNLSEHELGDTRVNQIAALLQDKHCQLNTLILNNNCITEGGCHVLAAALNSNPSNLTELDLSENKLGNPGMKIILTLFENVQCRLEKLK, encoded by the exons ATGTTGCAGACAACGACAAGTTATCCTCCTGTGATAGTAGTTCT TGTGAGATCAGGTTCACATGTGtccagctctgtgtctgtgaagagtgactGGTCAAAAGAGAAACCACCGAACATgagtgagaaaaaaacatcatctaCCAAAAG GATTCAATATGAGACATTAGATTCAGACGTCCAGATTCACAGGACCTACAAGAATTTCAAAGACAATCTCCTGTGGATCTTCCTG GATCTTGAAagcaaaataattacatttctgaagaatgagttggaaaagtttaagaaaatattacaagaagAAGACTTACAATACTTTGTGAAGGATTTTAATGAGAACAGATGCAGTATCAAAGAAGCAGCTCTTGATCTCACACTCTACTTCCTGAGAGAGATGAAGCAAGATGAAGCTGCTGATACTTTAGAAG ATGAGCTGTTCTTCATTCATCAGCTAAAATGTAGTCTAAAGAAGAAGTATCAATGTGTGTTTGAAGGAATTGCAAAGCAAGGTGACTCTACACTTCTGAATAACATCTACACAGATCTCTATATCACTCAGGGTTGTAGTGAACAGGTCAATACTGAACATGAGGTAAGACAGATTGAAGTTGCTTCCAGGCGTCATGAATCACAAGAGATACAGGTTGAATGCAAAAATTTGTTTGAAACACCTGAACAAGACAAGCAGATCAGAACTGTACTGACAAAAGGAGTTGCTGGCATCGGAAAATCAGTCTCTGTACAGAAGTTTGTTCTGGATTGggctgaaggaaaagaaaatcaagatATCAGATTCATTTTTCCTCTCCCATTTAGAGAGATGAACTTAAAGGGGCAAGAAAACTTAAGTTTGATGGACCTTATAACTCAGTTTTTCCCAGAGACAAAAGGACTGAACCTTACAAGAAGGAACCAAAAAGTCCTGTTCATtcttgatggtttggatgaATTTCGTCTTCCTCTAAACTTCAATGGTAATGACGTGTGGTCTGATGTTTCATCACCAGCCTCTCTGGATGTTCTCCTAACAAACCTCATCAAGGGAAATCTGCTTccttctgctctcatctggatcaccaccAGACCAGCAGCTGCCAGTAAGATTCCTCCTGACTGTATCGACCGGCTGACAGAGATACGAGGATTCAATGATGCACAAAAGGAGGAGTACTTCAGAAAAAGAATCAAGGATGAGAATCTGGCCAAAGAAATCATTGATCATGTTAAACAATCAAAGAGTCTCTttatcatgtgccacatcccagtcTTCTGCTGGATTTCAGCCACTGTTCTCCAAAAtattttggaggagaaaataaataatgtgaaaaacaaTAAGGCTGATGATAAGTCCAAAACACTGCAGGAATCAAATACTAAAGACACTCCCAAGACTCTGacacaaatgtacacacactttcTCCGCTTTCAGGTCCTGCAGAGTCTCAAAAAATATGATGGAAAATACAGACCAGATGTTTCCTGGGATAAAGATGCCATCTTTTCACTGGGGAAACTGGCATTTAATGAGCTGGAAAGAAACAATGTAATCTTCTATAAATCAGACCTGGAAGCCTGTGGTATTGATGTCTATAAGGCATCAGTGTGTTCAGGCATGTGTACCCAGATCTTTAAGGAGGAAACAGGGATTGTTCTTGGTACCATGTACTGCTTTGTTCACTTGAGCATTCAAGAGTTTATTGCAGCCCTTTATGCACATCTGTTTCTAGACATCAACAAGAAATGTGTGTTTGATCAAGATTCTACAGAACAGGAAAACAAAAGTGAAACCATGATTGATTTGCTCAAGACTGCAGTGGACAAGGCACTAGAGAGTGATAATGGACATCTGGATCTTTTCCTTCGCTTCCTCCTTGGACTGTCACTTCAGTCCAATCGACGACTCTTACGAGGTCTGTTGACACAGGAAGACAACAATGACCAGAGCAAAAAGGAAATAGTTCAGTACATCAAGCAGAAATTTGAAGCTAATCTGTCTCCAGAgagatccatcaatctgttctactgtctgaatgaactgaatgACCAAACTCTGGTAAAAGACATTCAGACCCACCTTAGCAAAGGAAGTCTCTCATCTGCTGATCTTTCACCTGCCCAGTGGTCTGCTTTGGCCTTTGTGTTGTTGACATCAgaggaggagctggaggagTTTGAGCTTCAGAAATTCAAGAAATCAGACGAGTGTCTCATTAGATTATTGGCAGTCATCAAAACATCTAAAAGAGCTCT GCTAAATGATTGTGGCTTAACAGACAAAAGCTGTTCAGCTCTGGCTACAGTTCTTGGATCAGATACCAGTCTGAAAGAGCTGAACATGAGCAATAATAAtctgcaggattcaggagtgaagctgctctGCACTGGACTGGAAAATATGAAGTGTCATttggagatactgag gctttcagactgcagtatcactgaagaaggttataaagctctggcttcagctctgagatcaaacccttcacacctgatagagctggatctcacaggaaatgatcctggacaatcaggagtgaaggagcttagtgatttactacaggatccaaactgtcaactcaagaCACTGAG tctgtgtagatgcagtattacagagaaacagtgtctcatcctgacttcagctctgaaatcaaacccatcacacctgagagaactgaacctgagctggaataaactaggagactctggagtgaaaaacctcagtgatctactgatgaacacacaattcaagctggagaaactaga tctgtgtagatgcagaattacagagaaacagtgtctcatcctgacttcagctctgaaatcaaacccatcacacctgagagaactgaacctgagcaggaataaactaggagactctggagtgaaaaacctcagagttctactgatgaacacacaattcaagctggagaaactaga tctgTGTagatgcagtattacagagaaacagtgtctcatcctgacttcagctctgaaatcaaacccatcacacctgagagaactgaacctgagctggaatcaaataaaaaacacaggagtgaatcacttatgtgacgtactgaaggattcacactgtaaactggagagattgag actttcagactgcagtatcactgaagaaggttataaagctctggcttcagctctgagatcaaacccttcacacctgatagagctggatctcacaggaaatgatcctggacaatcaggagtgaaggagctcaatgatttactacaggatccaaactgtcaactcaagacactgag gtttttgggtcctgctgcagatgaagcctgtcagtatgtgactggaattgtgggtaaaaacccgttactcctgagagagctgaatctgagtgaacatgaactaggagacacacgagtgaatcagatcgctgctctactgcaggataaacactgtcaactcaacacactgat TCTGAATAACAACTGTATCACAGAAGGAGGTTGTCATGTTCTGGCTGCAGCTCTAAATTCAAACCCTTCAAATCTGacagagctggatctgagtgaGAATAAACTAGGAAACCCAGGAATGAAGATCATCTTGactctgtttgaaaatgtacaGTGTAGACTGGAAAAGCTGAAGtaa